A section of the Gemmatimonadales bacterium genome encodes:
- a CDS encoding ABC transporter substrate-binding protein, whose translation MTSEPRVIRHTARMLMLAALTLAACARGSGGGGDRVVSVSKQINEDLYAIGAENVLVARDLTSVYPDQITRLPNVGYHRALNAEGIISMKPTLFLNDGNFGPDAVGEQVKKVGIPTLTLNPGNTLDSSEALITKLGTLFHRDHQADSVVTAMKAGMDSVFADTMKWVGTHRPRVLIIHFGQIRNNYLALKRGGPADQMLHWAGADNAIDSVGGMAQLTPELIARAAPDVIIATEVGFDRYGSVEKFKTLPGVALTPAGASNQIYRITEQKIMYFGPRTPAVVRELADMVHK comes from the coding sequence ATGACGTCTGAGCCCCGGGTCATCCGGCACACCGCCCGGATGCTGATGCTGGCCGCCCTCACCCTCGCCGCCTGCGCCCGTGGCAGCGGCGGCGGCGGTGATCGCGTCGTCTCCGTCTCGAAACAGATCAATGAAGATCTCTACGCCATCGGCGCCGAGAACGTCCTCGTGGCCCGCGACCTGACATCGGTCTATCCCGACCAGATCACCAGGCTCCCCAACGTCGGCTATCATCGGGCGCTCAATGCCGAGGGGATCATTTCGATGAAGCCGACACTCTTCCTCAATGACGGCAACTTCGGGCCTGATGCTGTCGGCGAGCAGGTGAAGAAGGTCGGGATTCCCACGCTGACGCTCAATCCGGGCAACACGCTCGACAGTTCCGAGGCGTTGATCACGAAGCTCGGTACGCTCTTCCACCGCGATCATCAGGCCGACTCGGTCGTCACCGCGATGAAGGCGGGGATGGATTCGGTCTTCGCCGACACGATGAAGTGGGTCGGCACGCATCGCCCGCGGGTGCTTATCATCCACTTCGGACAGATCCGCAACAACTATCTTGCCCTCAAGCGCGGTGGCCCCGCCGATCAGATGCTGCACTGGGCCGGTGCCGACAATGCCATCGATTCGGTCGGCGGCATGGCGCAGCTCACACCGGAATTGATTGCGCGCGCCGCGCCCGACGTGATCATCGCAACCGAAGTCGGCTTCGATCGCTACGGCTCGGTCGAGAAGTTCAAGACGCTTCCCGGTGTGGCACTCACGCCGGCGGGAGCGTCGAACCAGATCTACCGCATCACGGAGCAGAAGATCATGTACTTCGGGCCACGCACGCCGGCGGTGGTCCGCGAGCTGGCCGACATGGTGCACAAATGA
- a CDS encoding DHA2 family efflux MFS transporter permease subunit: MTAIALPEPAARAGSDVYRSRYLIAFAVTLASVLELVDTSIVNVAIPHMMGNLGATLEEIAWVSTGYIVANVIVLPMTSFLSDTFGRRNYYTGSIALFTIASFFCGHATSLYELVFWRVVQGIGGGALISTAQAILFDVFPREERGTSTAIFGVGVMVGPLLGPTLGGWITANYSWPWIFYINLPLGVIAALLCWEYVPEPSVSVQRSDKGVDWLGILFLIVGIGCLQIMLERGQSKDWFSSQEIVLEAILAAGGVIAFVWRELVAEHPMVDLHILRNRQLAVGVLFAVILGFALYASVFVLPVFLQGLLGYSAWDTGLVMFPGAIASAVTMGVVGRLAQKMDARPLVVVGVLLYLVSMVMHWQFTMAIGLHDTLLPIILRGIGIGLVFVPLTGMTVAELAPQQMAQGTGLFNLARQLGGSLGIAAAATLVTRYTARAREGLLPHLDPSDPQVGGWINQVTSGMAHLGASLPEATARAYQLMSYKLQQQAALLAYDKIYLTMGVAFTAALPLLLLFRTGRLTGKVDAH; this comes from the coding sequence ATGACCGCCATCGCCCTTCCGGAGCCGGCCGCGCGCGCCGGCTCCGATGTCTACCGTTCGCGGTATCTCATCGCCTTCGCCGTCACCCTGGCCTCGGTGCTCGAGCTGGTCGACACCAGCATCGTCAACGTCGCCATTCCGCACATGATGGGGAATCTCGGCGCCACCCTCGAAGAGATCGCCTGGGTGAGCACCGGATACATCGTGGCGAATGTCATCGTCCTGCCGATGACGTCGTTTCTCTCCGACACCTTCGGGCGGCGCAACTACTACACCGGCTCGATCGCCCTCTTCACCATCGCGTCGTTCTTCTGCGGCCATGCCACGTCGCTGTACGAGCTGGTCTTCTGGCGCGTCGTGCAGGGAATCGGCGGCGGCGCGCTGATTTCGACGGCGCAGGCGATCCTCTTCGACGTCTTCCCACGCGAGGAACGCGGCACATCGACCGCGATCTTCGGCGTCGGCGTGATGGTCGGGCCGCTCCTTGGCCCGACGCTTGGCGGGTGGATCACCGCCAACTACTCGTGGCCGTGGATCTTCTACATCAACCTGCCGCTCGGCGTCATCGCGGCGCTGCTCTGCTGGGAATACGTCCCCGAGCCGTCGGTGAGCGTGCAACGGAGCGACAAGGGCGTCGACTGGCTCGGCATCCTCTTTCTCATCGTCGGAATCGGCTGCCTGCAGATCATGCTCGAACGCGGCCAGAGCAAGGACTGGTTCTCGTCGCAGGAGATCGTGCTCGAAGCGATCCTCGCCGCAGGCGGCGTGATCGCCTTCGTCTGGCGCGAACTCGTCGCCGAGCATCCGATGGTCGACCTGCACATCCTGCGGAATCGGCAGCTGGCGGTCGGCGTGCTCTTCGCGGTGATTCTCGGATTCGCGCTGTACGCGTCGGTGTTCGTGCTGCCGGTCTTCCTGCAGGGACTGCTGGGATATTCGGCGTGGGACACCGGGCTGGTGATGTTCCCCGGCGCCATCGCCAGCGCGGTGACGATGGGTGTCGTGGGACGACTGGCGCAGAAGATGGATGCGCGACCGCTCGTCGTGGTCGGCGTGCTGCTCTACCTCGTCTCGATGGTGATGCACTGGCAGTTCACCATGGCGATCGGGCTGCACGACACGCTGCTGCCGATCATCCTGCGCGGCATCGGGATCGGGCTCGTGTTCGTGCCGCTCACGGGGATGACCGTCGCCGAACTCGCGCCGCAGCAGATGGCACAGGGGACCGGGCTGTTCAATCTGGCGCGACAACTCGGCGGGTCACTCGGGATCGCCGCGGCGGCGACGCTGGTGACGCGCTACACGGCGCGTGCGCGCGAGGGACTCCTGCCCCATCTCGATCCGTCGGATCCGCAGGTCGGCGGATGGATCAATCAGGTGACGTCGGGAATGGCACATCTGGGGGCCTCGCTCCCGGAGGCGACGGCACGCGCGTACCAGCTGATGAGCTACAAGCTGCAGCAACAGGCGGCGCTGCTGGCCTACGACAAGATCTACCTGACGATGGGTGTCGCATTCACCGCCGCGTTGCCGCTGCTACTCCTCTTCCGCACCGGGCGGCTGACCGGGAAGGTCGACGCGCACTAG
- a CDS encoding M20/M25/M40 family metallo-hydrolase, translating to MGRLVAAAIIVVAALPLAAQAPSEAAQREAREILTEMVSMNTSLQRGDVTPLAEKLAARFQKAGVPAADVQVVGPEAKNRNLVVRIRGKGTAKPVLFLAHLDVVDALRADWSLEPFAVTEKDTWLYGRGTADDKGPAATLVAGALALVRSKVKPDRDIILALTSGEENADLPGAGWLIRDHRPMVDADWVFNFDAGGPYIDRGKLAWIELQGAEKVYWSVTMTARNPGGHSSLPRGDNAIFSLVNALRGLEALYFPIDLTDIARAQLTARLPFVAPAEAEAVRAAIKQPLDSSAAYRLARFSPAYNALLRTTCVPTMLAAGHAENALPALAVGTVNCRIIPGETSAQTMTRLKEAVADTGVIIAEIQPAKASPASPLLPDRIALVKAAARATWGRDVPITPVQENGATDGLYFRNAGIPVYGVTGIPMPVGEERAHGKDERIPVKSFRDGVAFATALIAETAGVRKGKK from the coding sequence ATGGGTCGGCTCGTCGCGGCAGCGATCATCGTCGTCGCAGCGCTCCCGCTCGCCGCGCAAGCGCCGAGCGAAGCGGCACAACGCGAAGCGCGCGAGATCCTGACCGAGATGGTGTCGATGAACACGTCGCTGCAGCGCGGCGACGTGACGCCGCTCGCCGAGAAGCTTGCGGCACGGTTCCAGAAGGCCGGCGTTCCCGCGGCCGACGTGCAGGTGGTCGGCCCGGAGGCAAAGAACCGCAACCTCGTGGTGCGTATCCGTGGGAAGGGAACCGCAAAGCCGGTCCTCTTCCTCGCCCATCTCGATGTGGTCGATGCCCTGCGCGCCGACTGGTCGCTCGAGCCGTTCGCGGTAACGGAGAAGGACACCTGGCTCTACGGTCGCGGCACCGCCGACGACAAGGGACCGGCTGCGACGCTGGTTGCCGGCGCGCTGGCACTGGTACGCAGCAAGGTGAAGCCCGATCGCGACATCATTCTCGCGCTTACCTCGGGCGAAGAGAATGCCGATCTTCCCGGCGCGGGCTGGCTGATCCGCGACCACCGGCCGATGGTCGATGCCGACTGGGTCTTCAATTTCGACGCCGGCGGTCCGTACATCGATCGCGGCAAGCTGGCGTGGATCGAATTGCAGGGCGCGGAGAAGGTCTACTGGTCGGTGACGATGACTGCCCGCAACCCGGGCGGGCATTCCTCGCTCCCGCGCGGCGACAACGCGATCTTCTCGCTCGTCAACGCGCTGCGCGGGCTCGAGGCGCTCTACTTCCCGATCGACCTGACCGACATCGCGCGCGCGCAGCTTACGGCCCGCCTGCCGTTCGTTGCGCCCGCGGAGGCCGAGGCCGTTCGTGCCGCCATCAAGCAGCCGCTCGATTCATCGGCAGCGTACCGGCTGGCGCGCTTCTCGCCCGCGTATAACGCGTTGCTGCGCACCACCTGCGTGCCAACGATGCTCGCCGCCGGTCACGCCGAAAACGCGCTCCCCGCGCTCGCCGTGGGGACCGTCAACTGCCGCATCATTCCCGGTGAGACATCCGCCCAGACCATGACCCGGCTCAAGGAAGCGGTCGCCGACACCGGCGTCATCATCGCCGAAATCCAGCCGGCGAAGGCGTCGCCGGCATCACCGCTCCTTCCCGATCGCATCGCGCTGGTCAAGGCCGCTGCGAGGGCGACATGGGGCCGTGATGTGCCGATCACGCCGGTGCAGGAGAACGGCGCCACTGACGGCCTCTACTTTCGCAATGCCGGGATTCCGGTCTACGGCGTCACCGGGATTCCGATGCCGGTTGGCGAAGAGCGCGCCCATGGCAAGGACGAGCGGATCCCGGTCAAGTCGTTCCGTGACGGCGTCGCCTTCGCCACGGCTCTGATCGCGGAAACCGCGGGCGTTCGCAAGGGCAAGAAGTAG
- a CDS encoding heme ABC transporter ATP-binding protein: MVELSGVSFMAGGTPILHQIDVRFAAGKFNVILGPNGAGKSTLLKIATGTVQPTTGSVRYDNADAATWSPEAFARRRAVLSQQMELAFPLPVEDVVLMGRYPHYGRTPARRDREIVTAALELVGMADRRHQVYSTLSGGERQKTHLARVLAQIWAGDETAGPKYLFLDEPTASLDVHYQIHLLDVARGLLADGCTVIAILHDLNVALRYGDTFTLLAAGRVACATDRSDAISRELLEQVFKVRAHQVIDPVAGRTLWEFSL; encoded by the coding sequence ATGGTTGAGCTCTCCGGCGTGTCGTTCATGGCCGGAGGGACGCCGATCCTGCACCAGATCGACGTGCGATTCGCGGCGGGAAAGTTCAACGTCATCCTCGGTCCCAATGGCGCCGGGAAATCGACGCTCCTCAAGATCGCGACCGGCACCGTCCAGCCGACCACCGGATCGGTGCGGTATGACAACGCCGATGCCGCGACGTGGTCGCCCGAGGCGTTCGCGCGCCGGCGCGCGGTCCTCTCGCAGCAGATGGAGCTCGCTTTTCCGTTGCCGGTCGAAGACGTGGTGCTGATGGGACGGTATCCGCACTACGGACGAACGCCGGCGCGCCGCGATCGCGAGATCGTCACGGCGGCGCTCGAACTCGTGGGGATGGCGGACCGGCGCCACCAGGTCTATTCGACGCTGTCGGGTGGCGAGCGGCAGAAGACGCATCTCGCACGGGTGCTGGCGCAGATCTGGGCGGGCGACGAGACAGCGGGGCCGAAGTACCTCTTCCTCGATGAGCCGACCGCGTCGCTCGACGTGCACTATCAGATTCATCTCCTCGACGTGGCACGCGGGCTCCTCGCCGACGGATGCACCGTGATCGCCATCCTGCACGACCTCAATGTCGCGCTGCGCTACGGCGACACCTTCACGCTCCTCGCCGCGGGGAGGGTGGCGTGTGCCACCGATCGGAGCGACGCCATCTCGCGCGAGCTCCTCGAGCAGGTCTTCAAGGTGCGGGCCCATCAGGTGATCGACCCCGTCGCGGGCCGGACCCTGTGGGAGTTTTCGCTGTAG
- a CDS encoding iron ABC transporter permease encodes MLKRLSHRSFHTLLAIGLGVAMLASASIGDFYFPLRDIVRFIGQGLHLAPLTTADALDRNVFLQLRLPRVLLGTVTGAVLGVSGTLMQGLFRNPIVEPGLVGTSAGAAFGAALVFVLGGKATLAFTAPLGSAAVPVLAFAGGFAATILVYRVSRSFGKVNVFTLLLAGIAVNAVSSAGTGFLSYIARDPQARNITFWNLGTFTTADWRGASIVTVTFAICYVLARRYGKALNALMLGEEEAAYTGLDPARFIWPLLVINTLMVAMATAMVGVIAFIGLVVPHLLRLVKSSDYTFLIPGSALLGAMLMEVIDVVARLVIAPAELPIGIITAVIGAPVFLGILIRQQRRSGGAFYG; translated from the coding sequence ATGCTGAAGCGGCTCAGCCATCGATCGTTCCATACGCTCCTCGCCATCGGACTTGGCGTCGCGATGCTCGCGTCGGCTTCGATCGGCGATTTCTACTTCCCGCTCCGCGACATCGTGCGGTTCATCGGCCAGGGTCTGCATCTCGCACCCCTCACCACCGCCGACGCGCTCGACCGCAATGTCTTCCTCCAGCTTCGCCTGCCGCGGGTCCTCCTCGGTACCGTGACCGGTGCGGTGCTCGGGGTGTCGGGCACGTTGATGCAGGGCCTCTTCCGCAACCCGATCGTCGAACCTGGACTGGTGGGCACATCGGCCGGTGCCGCGTTCGGCGCGGCCCTGGTCTTCGTCCTCGGCGGGAAGGCGACACTGGCGTTCACGGCGCCGCTCGGATCGGCGGCGGTTCCCGTGCTCGCCTTCGCCGGTGGTTTCGCCGCGACGATCCTGGTCTATCGCGTGTCGCGGAGCTTCGGCAAGGTGAACGTCTTCACCCTCCTGCTCGCGGGGATCGCGGTCAACGCCGTGTCGTCGGCCGGGACCGGATTTCTCTCGTACATCGCCCGCGATCCACAGGCGCGCAATATCACGTTCTGGAATCTGGGAACGTTCACCACCGCGGACTGGCGCGGCGCGTCGATCGTGACGGTCACATTCGCCATCTGCTACGTCCTCGCGCGGCGCTACGGCAAGGCGCTCAACGCACTGATGCTCGGCGAAGAGGAGGCGGCGTACACCGGCCTCGATCCCGCGCGCTTCATCTGGCCGCTGCTGGTGATCAACACCCTGATGGTCGCAATGGCGACGGCGATGGTCGGCGTCATCGCGTTCATCGGGCTGGTGGTGCCGCATCTGCTGCGGCTGGTCAAGTCATCCGACTATACCTTCCTGATCCCCGGCTCCGCCCTCCTCGGCGCGATGCTGATGGAAGTGATCGATGTGGTCGCGCGCCTGGTGATCGCGCCGGCGGAGCTGCCGATCGGGATCATCACCGCGGTGATCGGCGCGCCGGTGTTCCTCGGCATCCTGATCCGCCAGCAGCGTCGCAGTGGTGGTGCGTTCTATGGTTGA
- the pruA gene encoding L-glutamate gamma-semialdehyde dehydrogenase, translating into MSAVGNIPVPINEPVLTYAPKTPERTALAAALKELSGTTTDIPAVVNGTEHRTGKTVAVTSPQHHQQRIATVHQAPAALLQDAIDGATAAQRDWEHWSFADRAAVFLKAADLLAGPWRQRINAATMLGQGKTSHQAEIDSACELIDFLRFNVHFAEQILHQQPMSTPGVWNRLDYRPLEGFVYAITPFNFTAIGGNLPTAPAILGNVTLWKPSATAVLSNWVFYQVLREAGLPPGVIQFVPGESGTVTDVLVSDPRLAGIHFTGSTAVFHTLWKGVSDRLDQYRGYPRLVGETGGKDFVLAHPSADVEALVTALIRGAFEYQGQKCSAASRCYIPRSLWPAVEKRMKEEIAAIKMGDPADYAVYVGAVIDERAFKRLEQVLAAAKSDPRVRVVAGGNCDRSEGWFIEPTLLETTDPRHQIMTVEFFGPILSAYVYDDNAWDEVLALVDTASPYALTGAIFSQDRAAIIDADRKLRHAAGNYYINDKPTGAVVGQQPFGGARASGTNDKAGSALNLYRWVSARTIKETGSPPRSWKYPYQGLD; encoded by the coding sequence ATGAGCGCCGTCGGCAATATCCCTGTCCCGATCAACGAACCGGTCCTCACCTACGCCCCGAAGACTCCCGAACGCACCGCGCTCGCCGCGGCGCTCAAGGAGCTGAGCGGCACGACGACCGACATCCCCGCCGTCGTCAACGGAACGGAGCACCGCACAGGGAAAACCGTGGCGGTCACCTCGCCGCAGCACCATCAGCAGCGGATCGCCACGGTGCATCAGGCGCCCGCCGCGCTGCTGCAGGATGCAATCGACGGCGCCACCGCCGCGCAAAGGGACTGGGAGCATTGGTCGTTCGCCGATCGCGCCGCCGTCTTTCTCAAGGCCGCTGATCTTCTCGCCGGCCCGTGGCGCCAGCGAATCAACGCCGCCACGATGCTCGGCCAGGGCAAGACATCGCACCAGGCCGAGATCGATTCCGCCTGCGAACTGATCGACTTTCTCCGGTTCAACGTCCATTTCGCAGAACAGATCCTGCATCAGCAGCCGATGTCGACGCCGGGCGTCTGGAACCGGCTCGACTATCGCCCGCTCGAAGGGTTCGTCTACGCGATTACGCCGTTCAACTTCACCGCGATCGGCGGCAACCTCCCGACCGCGCCGGCGATCCTCGGCAACGTGACGCTGTGGAAACCGTCGGCGACCGCGGTCCTCTCCAACTGGGTCTTCTATCAGGTGTTGCGCGAAGCGGGTCTTCCCCCCGGCGTGATCCAGTTTGTCCCCGGTGAATCGGGGACGGTGACCGACGTCCTGGTCTCCGATCCTCGCCTTGCGGGGATTCATTTCACCGGATCGACCGCCGTCTTCCATACGCTCTGGAAGGGGGTTTCCGATCGCCTCGATCAGTACCGCGGCTATCCGCGACTCGTCGGCGAAACCGGCGGCAAGGACTTCGTCCTGGCCCACCCGAGTGCCGATGTCGAGGCGCTGGTGACGGCGCTGATTCGTGGCGCGTTCGAGTATCAGGGGCAGAAATGCTCGGCGGCGTCGCGCTGCTACATCCCGCGTTCGCTCTGGCCTGCGGTCGAGAAGCGGATGAAGGAGGAGATCGCCGCGATCAAGATGGGCGATCCCGCCGATTACGCCGTCTACGTCGGCGCGGTGATCGACGAGCGCGCGTTCAAGCGCCTGGAGCAGGTCCTCGCGGCGGCAAAGAGCGATCCGCGGGTGCGCGTCGTCGCCGGCGGCAACTGCGATCGAAGCGAAGGATGGTTCATCGAGCCGACGCTCCTCGAAACCACCGACCCGCGCCACCAGATCATGACGGTGGAATTCTTCGGGCCGATTCTCTCGGCGTACGTCTACGATGACAACGCGTGGGATGAGGTGCTGGCGCTGGTCGACACGGCGTCGCCGTACGCGCTCACCGGGGCAATCTTCTCGCAGGATCGAGCGGCGATCATTGACGCCGACCGGAAGCTTCGCCACGCGGCGGGCAACTACTACATCAACGACAAGCCGACCGGAGCCGTCGTCGGCCAGCAGCCGTTCGGCGGCGCGCGCGCGTCGGGAACCAACGACAAGGCCGGCAGCGCGCTCAATCTCTATCGCTGGGTCTCGGCCCGCACGATCAAGGAGACCGGCTCGCCGCCGCGCAGCTGGAAGTATCCGTATCAGGGGCTCGATTGA
- a CDS encoding HlyD family secretion protein yields MAANKTPFIIVGVLVIAAGVWGGKKYLYSRNHVTTDNAEIDGRLEPVASKLQAFVIRVPVEDNQVVQTGDTLLVLDARDLDADVAKAQADLAAAIAMAGNGHATGQLSAQVTAAEATASGAAAAVTTAEAASRRANSDLERIKGLAAKQIVAAQQLDAAQAAADAAAGNLQAAQRQEAAAKAQVGAAGAALSGGDARVQAARATLETAELKRSYAVVTAPFPAIVSKRSAEPGMLMQPGQTAMTLVPLKEIWVTANVKETRLGHVQVGDSVSFTVDSYGGKEFEGTVQSLSPATGARFALLPPDNATGNFTKVVQNVPVRIAITSAADPKYPLRPGMSVEVAIRTLKS; encoded by the coding sequence ATGGCTGCTAACAAGACGCCGTTCATCATCGTGGGTGTGCTCGTGATCGCGGCGGGCGTGTGGGGCGGAAAGAAGTATCTCTATTCGCGCAACCACGTCACCACGGACAATGCGGAGATCGATGGGCGGCTCGAACCGGTGGCAAGCAAGCTGCAGGCGTTCGTGATCCGCGTGCCGGTGGAAGACAACCAGGTCGTGCAGACCGGCGACACGCTTCTCGTCCTCGACGCGCGCGACCTCGACGCCGATGTGGCGAAGGCGCAGGCCGATCTCGCGGCGGCAATCGCGATGGCGGGGAACGGACACGCCACTGGACAGCTGTCGGCGCAGGTGACCGCAGCCGAAGCCACCGCCTCCGGTGCCGCCGCCGCCGTGACGACCGCCGAGGCCGCGTCGCGCCGCGCCAACTCCGACCTCGAACGGATCAAGGGGCTCGCCGCGAAGCAGATCGTCGCGGCGCAGCAGCTCGATGCGGCGCAGGCTGCCGCTGATGCCGCAGCGGGCAACCTGCAGGCGGCGCAACGCCAGGAAGCCGCGGCCAAGGCCCAGGTCGGGGCGGCCGGCGCAGCGCTGAGCGGCGGCGATGCGCGCGTTCAGGCTGCGCGCGCCACGCTCGAGACCGCCGAACTCAAGCGATCGTATGCGGTCGTCACCGCGCCGTTCCCCGCGATCGTGAGCAAGCGGAGTGCGGAGCCGGGGATGCTGATGCAGCCGGGCCAGACGGCGATGACGCTGGTGCCGCTCAAGGAGATCTGGGTCACTGCGAATGTGAAGGAGACGCGCCTGGGCCACGTGCAGGTCGGCGATTCGGTGAGCTTCACTGTCGACAGCTACGGCGGCAAGGAGTTCGAGGGCACGGTGCAGAGCCTCTCGCCGGCGACCGGTGCGCGCTTCGCGCTCCTTCCGCCCGACAATGCCACCGGCAACTTCACCAAGGTGGTGCAGAACGTCCCCGTGCGGATCGCGATCACCTCGGCTGCCGATCCGAAATACCCGCTGCGCCCCGGCATGTCTGTCGAGGTGGCGATCCGCACGCTGAAGTCCTGA
- a CDS encoding Xaa-Pro peptidase family protein has translation MTSRRSFLATSSLALTGVVLDGKTPLSAQPSDQQDCKPLPPSITALASRAHEATPITIDERRARLDRARALMAQNHLDAIVVAGGTTLNYFTGMRWGNSERLTAVVIPVRGEAFIVTPAFEEERTLEQAHSGPLGRGTSVLVWQEDENPYDRVARGLKTAGIATGTIGIEETVKYAFADGIARANPAMHVASATPVTAGCRMIKSAHELALMKLANQVTLKVYEAVYHALQPGMTQDDAGRLIGAAYQRMGFPGDATVQVGEYTALPHGSATPQTIREGTIVMIDDGCTAEGYQSDITRTFVLGRATDRMKKVFDIEHAAQTAALKAARPGVEAQSVDAAARKVISDGGFGPDYKFFSHRVGHGIGMDGHEWPYLVRGNTLKLQPNMTFSDEPGIYIKGEFGIRLEDDMHITENGAELFTPQSPSLEHPFG, from the coding sequence ATGACATCACGTCGTTCGTTCCTCGCTACGTCGTCGCTGGCGCTCACCGGTGTCGTCCTCGACGGCAAGACACCTCTGTCGGCCCAGCCTTCCGATCAGCAGGACTGCAAGCCGCTGCCGCCGAGCATCACGGCACTTGCATCGCGCGCGCACGAAGCGACGCCGATCACCATCGACGAACGCCGCGCGCGGCTCGATCGCGCCCGCGCGCTGATGGCACAGAACCACCTCGATGCGATCGTCGTCGCCGGCGGGACGACGCTCAACTACTTCACCGGGATGCGGTGGGGCAACAGTGAACGGCTCACCGCCGTGGTGATTCCGGTGCGCGGCGAGGCGTTCATCGTGACGCCGGCGTTCGAGGAAGAGCGCACCCTCGAGCAGGCGCACAGCGGGCCGCTTGGCCGCGGCACCAGTGTCCTCGTCTGGCAGGAGGACGAGAATCCGTACGATCGGGTGGCACGCGGCCTCAAGACGGCGGGAATCGCCACCGGCACGATCGGTATCGAAGAGACCGTCAAGTACGCCTTCGCCGACGGGATTGCGCGCGCCAATCCGGCGATGCACGTGGCGAGCGCCACGCCGGTCACCGCTGGCTGTCGGATGATCAAGAGCGCGCACGAACTGGCGCTGATGAAACTCGCCAACCAGGTCACCCTCAAAGTGTACGAAGCGGTGTATCACGCGCTGCAGCCCGGGATGACGCAGGACGATGCCGGCCGGCTGATTGGCGCCGCGTATCAGCGAATGGGCTTTCCCGGCGACGCGACAGTGCAGGTCGGTGAATACACCGCGTTGCCGCACGGATCGGCGACGCCGCAGACGATCCGCGAAGGGACCATTGTGATGATCGACGATGGCTGCACTGCGGAAGGCTATCAATCCGACATCACCCGGACCTTCGTCCTCGGCCGGGCCACCGATCGGATGAAGAAGGTCTTCGACATCGAGCACGCCGCGCAGACCGCCGCCCTCAAGGCGGCGCGCCCCGGCGTTGAGGCGCAGTCGGTCGACGCCGCCGCGCGCAAGGTGATCAGCGACGGCGGCTTCGGCCCCGACTACAAGTTCTTCTCGCATCGCGTGGGACACGGGATCGGCATGGATGGCCACGAATGGCCGTATCTCGTGCGCGGCAATACCCTCAAGCTGCAGCCGAACATGACCTTCAGCGACGAGCCGGGGATCTACATCAAGGGAGAATTCGGCATCCGGCTTGAGGACGACATGCACATCACCGAGAACGGCGCAGAGCTCTTCACGCCGCAGAGCCCGTCGCTGGAACACCCGTTCGGCTAG